From Gemmatimonas sp.:
ATCGCGCTGAGAATACCGACGGGAAGGTGTCGCGCTTCACCACGACCGCGACGAGCGCGGCGATCACCAGCACGCTGCCCGCGATCATCATGCTGTTGTGTCGCCCGCCATGCGAAGCCGTCGTGCCACGGCGTGCACTTGCCCCCGTCACTCCACTCGGCGTCGAAACACTATCCAACGACTGCAATAGTTCTTCAGCGTTGGCGGGACGATGCGCGGCATCTTTGGCCAGGCACCGCTGCACGAGATCACCAAGTGAAGGGGAGACATCGGCGTTTCGCTGCGTAAGCGACGCCGGTGTTTCCGAGAGATGCGCAGCAATCATCTGCGCGCTGTTCGTCTTGCCAGCAAACGGATGCGTGCCCGACAACAGTTCATACGCCACAACGCCCCAGGCGTAGATGTCGGCGCGGTGATCAACCTCCGCGCCAATCGCTTGCTCGGGCGCCATGTACGCCGGCGTGCCGATCGAACCGCCGGCTTGCGTCAGCATGGTATTCGCCGCCGCGTTCGCGTGACCGTCGTGCGTGCGCGATGCACTCAGCGCCTTCGCAATACCAAAGTCGGTGACCACCGCCGTGCCACCGGACAGCAAGATATTCTCCGGCTTGATGTCGCGATGCACGACACCCTGCGTATGCGCGTACGCCAACGCGCGTGCAACGTCACGCAAAATGCTGACGGCTTGCGACACCGTGAGCCGCGCACCAGCAGCCACTCGTGCGCGCAGCGATTCACCTGTGACGAACGGCATCGTGTAGTAGGGCAGCGATCCCGAGCTACCGGTACTGAGCACAGGCACGATATTCGCCTGCTGCAATCGTGCGGCGAGTTTCACTTCGCGCGCGAAACGTTCAGCGCTCACGCCTTCGGCTAGCTCAGGCGCGATCACTTTCACGACGACCGTGCGGCCGAGCGCGTTCTCACGCGCGACGAACACGCGCGACATGCCACCGCCGCCGAGTTCACGTTCGAGCGTGTACCCGGACCCAAGCGTGGATTGCAGTTCGGCGCGGAGATCGGTCATCGACGCGGGCTGAAACGAGCAGAATCTACTTCCGCCGACGCTGGCCCACCGGCAGTCACATCCGATACTGGTCGTTGTTCGTCATCGAGTCGAGCATCACGCAGTCGTTGCATCAGCGCGGACAAGGAAATCGCGGTGACGTCGCCACCCATCGGCCACTCGTCGCTGCCGCCGTGCACAACGAACGCAGCGCGCGGTGAGAGATCGTGGCACCCCTCGCGAAACCCCCGCGACACCGTGGGGGCGGTCGAACGCTTGATTTCGATTGCGAACTCGACACGACCGCCACGCTCAAACACCAGATCAATCTCTGCGCCGCGCGCTGTGCGCAAGAATGACGGCGTGAGACCAGCGTCTGCGACCGCAATAAGGTTCTCGATCACGAATCCCTCCCAACTCGGTCCGGCAATCGGGTGACCAAGCAGCGCGTGCGCAGTTTCAATCTCGAGTAGGGCGTGCAGCACTCCGGCGTCGCGCACGTACACCTTGGGTGAGCGTACGAGGCGCTTGCCAAGATTTCCGCTCCACGGACGCAGCCGACGCACCAGCAGAAGATCCACAAGCAAATCGATGTAACGACCCACGGCGGGCGAGGAGACGCCCAGGCTGGATGCAAGTCGCGCATGATTGAGCAAACTGCCATGCCCGTGGGCCAGCATCTCCCACAACCGTCCAACCGCCGCCGCGGGTAGGCGCGGCGCGAACATGGGCACATCCCGCTCGAGGTAACTGCGAAGAAAATCGCGTCGCCACGCGAGGCTCTCACGATCTGAAGGTGCGGTCACGCTGTCGGGAAAGCCACCGCGGAGCCAGAGCGAGTCGACCACGATGCCGGATTCGCCGATTTCACTGACGTCGATCGGCATCATCTCGACATGGGCCACCCGACCGGCGAGCGATTCCGAAGTTTGCTGCATCAGATCGAGTGAGGCCGAGCCAAGCAGCAGAAAGTGCCCGGCTCGTTCGCCGGCAGCGCGTCGATCATCGATGATGCCACGCAGCGTCTCGAAGAGCTCTGGAGCGCGATGAATTTCGTCGAGCACCACAAGTCGGCGCGGTTGGTCGCGCAGAAAGGCGTCGGCGTCGGTCAGCCGACGACGATCGGCTGCACGTTCCAAG
This genomic window contains:
- a CDS encoding serine/threonine-protein kinase, with amino-acid sequence MTDLRAELQSTLGSGYTLERELGGGGMSRVFVARENALGRTVVVKVIAPELAEGVSAERFAREVKLAARLQQANIVPVLSTGSSGSLPYYTMPFVTGESLRARVAAGARLTVSQAVSILRDVARALAYAHTQGVVHRDIKPENILLSGGTAVVTDFGIAKALSASRTHDGHANAAANTMLTQAGGSIGTPAYMAPEQAIGAEVDHRADIYAWGVVAYELLSGTHPFAGKTNSAQMIAAHLSETPASLTQRNADVSPSLGDLVQRCLAKDAAHRPANAEELLQSLDSVSTPSGVTGASARRGTTASHGGRHNSMMIAGSVLVIAALVAVVVKRDTFPSVFSAR
- a CDS encoding ATP-binding protein; protein product: MIARRILETVEQRLSQMPGVVLLGPRQVGKTTLARSLARSRAPEGLYLDLERAADRRRLTDADAFLRDQPRRLVVLDEIHRAPELFETLRGIIDDRRAAGERAGHFLLLGSASLDLMQQTSESLAGRVAHVEMMPIDVSEIGESGIVVDSLWLRGGFPDSVTAPSDRESLAWRRDFLRSYLERDVPMFAPRLPAAAVGRLWEMLAHGHGSLLNHARLASSLGVSSPAVGRYIDLLVDLLLVRRLRPWSGNLGKRLVRSPKVYVRDAGVLHALLEIETAHALLGHPIAGPSWEGFVIENLIAVADAGLTPSFLRTARGAEIDLVFERGGRVEFAIEIKRSTAPTVSRGFREGCHDLSPRAAFVVHGGSDEWPMGGDVTAISLSALMQRLRDARLDDEQRPVSDVTAGGPASAEVDSARFSPRR